In Gemmatimonadales bacterium, the following are encoded in one genomic region:
- a CDS encoding BTAD domain-containing putative transcriptional regulator: MGRLHVSRAEGAVSGSAAQPRRLAVLALLASAGEQGLTREKLLAYLWAEADEERARRGLNQALYALRQDLGSDDIFLGTRHLRLNAELVSSDLAEFGQALAVGKLEDAAARYTGPFLDGFHLPGAPEFERWAEEERADLARNYAQSLGKLASRAESRGDWTEAVGWWRKLAAQDPLNATVALSLMRALAAAGDRAGALQHARIYEVLLQQELDSPPDREVVALAAELRAAETTPPPPMPRVKPEPVPVAAEPAPASMPGPPEPAPMPAPEVVIAGAGVPGARAGLRRVTIALALLLTGAAGGLYLRARPPAELVPGPAHRVAFDERLELDPALSPDGKMIAYSADDGTRFQIFVKQVAGGRAVAVTQELPGSHWRPQWSPDRSRMAFQAGGRIYEVPAFGGVPRVLVEPAHPGSWVASAAWSPDGRAIAYVEDWAVYRRAIGGGPATLLCRLANAHSLAWSPDGRWIALVSGNPGFIFGESPWGSSTNLGNIAPSSIWIVPAAGGNPIRITDDQALNTSPVWLPHTAGLLFVSNREGSRDVYRVDLSGAGVPAGEPTRLTTGLSAHSISLSADGRALAYSVFSYTANIWSLDIPEHGEAAEAGARPFTEGTQIIEGISLSPDGRWLAFDSDRDGNQDVYKMPIGGGEAEQLTDSPDDEFVSTWSGDGKALALHSYHAGSRGLRLVPADGGRPVEVVRWPPNQRSPGWSRDGRALVFTSDVTGELQLFLVRRKSDSTWGTARQLTTAGGWAGRWSPDGRSIVYCRADGVWLIDDQGRGNRQLFEAGDSGSPSPELALWSPDGRTIYFKAFDAAGSSSLWAISPSGSAPRLLVRFDDPSRPSSRPEFATDGRRFFFTLGTRQSDIWAMELRRR, from the coding sequence TTGGGAAGGCTGCACGTCAGCCGCGCCGAGGGCGCGGTCAGCGGGTCGGCGGCGCAGCCGAGGCGGCTGGCCGTCCTTGCCCTCCTTGCGTCCGCCGGAGAGCAGGGGCTCACCCGCGAGAAGCTGCTGGCCTATCTCTGGGCTGAGGCCGATGAGGAGCGGGCACGCCGCGGCCTCAACCAGGCGCTTTACGCCCTACGGCAGGACCTCGGCTCCGACGACATTTTCCTGGGAACCAGGCACCTGCGGCTCAACGCCGAGCTGGTCTCCAGCGATCTGGCGGAGTTCGGGCAAGCGCTGGCTGTCGGCAAGCTGGAAGACGCGGCGGCGCGCTACACCGGTCCGTTCCTGGATGGATTTCATCTTCCCGGTGCGCCCGAGTTCGAGCGCTGGGCGGAAGAGGAGCGAGCGGACCTGGCCCGGAATTACGCCCAGTCGTTGGGCAAGCTGGCCAGCCGGGCGGAGAGTCGAGGCGATTGGACTGAGGCCGTCGGCTGGTGGCGGAAGCTGGCGGCGCAGGACCCGCTGAACGCGACGGTCGCGCTGAGCCTGATGCGGGCGCTGGCCGCCGCGGGCGACCGGGCCGGCGCACTGCAGCACGCGCGGATCTACGAGGTGCTGCTGCAGCAGGAGCTGGATTCGCCGCCCGATCGGGAGGTGGTGGCTCTTGCCGCGGAGCTTCGGGCGGCGGAGACCACACCGCCGCCGCCGATGCCACGAGTCAAGCCGGAGCCTGTCCCAGTGGCGGCGGAACCCGCGCCGGCGTCGATGCCTGGTCCTCCCGAGCCGGCACCGATGCCCGCTCCCGAGGTCGTGATCGCGGGAGCTGGCGTCCCGGGAGCTCGCGCCGGCCTGCGGCGCGTGACGATAGCCCTGGCTCTGCTCCTCACCGGCGCCGCTGGCGGCCTCTATCTCCGAGCCCGCCCGCCAGCGGAGCTGGTACCCGGCCCAGCCCATCGCGTCGCGTTCGACGAACGACTCGAGCTCGATCCGGCGCTGTCGCCGGACGGCAAGATGATCGCCTACTCTGCGGATGATGGAACCCGCTTCCAGATCTTCGTGAAACAGGTCGCCGGCGGTCGCGCCGTGGCGGTGACGCAGGAGCTGCCGGGGTCCCACTGGCGACCGCAGTGGTCACCGGACCGGAGCCGGATGGCGTTCCAGGCGGGCGGTCGGATCTACGAAGTCCCGGCCTTCGGCGGGGTGCCCCGCGTGCTGGTCGAGCCGGCGCATCCGGGGAGCTGGGTGGCGTCGGCTGCCTGGTCGCCGGACGGCCGGGCAATCGCCTACGTCGAAGACTGGGCCGTGTATCGCCGGGCCATCGGCGGCGGCCCGGCGACGCTGCTCTGCCGGCTGGCAAACGCCCACTCGCTGGCCTGGTCACCCGATGGCAGGTGGATCGCGCTGGTCTCCGGCAACCCCGGTTTCATTTTTGGTGAGTCCCCCTGGGGGAGCTCGACCAACCTGGGCAACATCGCGCCCAGCTCGATCTGGATCGTGCCCGCAGCGGGCGGAAACCCGATCCGAATCACCGACGATCAAGCGCTCAACACCAGCCCGGTGTGGCTGCCCCACACCGCAGGGCTTCTCTTCGTCTCCAATCGAGAGGGGAGCCGCGATGTCTACCGGGTGGACCTGAGCGGGGCAGGAGTGCCTGCAGGTGAGCCCACTCGACTGACCACGGGCCTCAGCGCCCACAGCATCAGTCTCTCGGCCGATGGGAGGGCACTGGCGTATTCCGTCTTCTCCTACACCGCGAATATCTGGTCGCTGGACATTCCCGAGCACGGCGAGGCTGCCGAGGCTGGCGCCAGGCCGTTCACCGAGGGGACTCAGATCATCGAGGGGATCAGCCTGTCTCCGGACGGCCGCTGGCTGGCGTTCGACTCCGATCGCGATGGGAACCAGGATGTCTACAAGATGCCGATCGGCGGAGGCGAGGCGGAGCAGCTGACCGACTCGCCGGACGATGAGTTCGTCTCGACCTGGTCGGGGGATGGGAAGGCGCTGGCGCTCCACTCCTATCACGCGGGCAGCCGCGGACTGCGGCTGGTGCCGGCCGATGGCGGGCGGCCCGTCGAGGTGGTGCGCTGGCCGCCCAATCAGCGATCCCCCGGCTGGTCGCGGGATGGACGCGCACTGGTGTTCACGTCCGACGTGACAGGCGAGCTCCAGCTGTTTCTGGTACGGCGCAAGTCCGACTCCACCTGGGGCACCGCGCGGCAGCTCACGACCGCCGGCGGCTGGGCTGGAAGGTGGTCGCCGGACGGACGCTCGATCGTCTACTGCCGCGCCGACGGAGTCTGGCTGATCGACGATCAGGGGCGGGGGAATCGGCAACTCTTCGAGGCCGGCGACTCCGGCAGCCCCTCGCCCGAGCTGGCACTCTGGAGCCCCGACGGCCGCACGATCTATTTCAAGGCGTTCGACGCGGCAGGGTCGTCCAGCCTGTGGGCGATCTCGCCCTCGGGGAGTGCGCCCCGGCTGCTGGTGCGCTTCGACGACCCGAGCAGACCCTCCAGCCGCCCCGAGTTTGCCACCGATGGCAGGCGGTTTTTCTTCACTCTTGGCACCCGCCAGAGCGACATCTGGGCGATGGAGCTCCGGCGCCGCTGA
- a CDS encoding DUF4382 domain-containing protein yields the protein MPLRLLSSTIPRQAAFLLVGAAALLGACSDAGPAGTTALSIKLKDAPGEVQHAVVTIAGINLMGGSGKVVLTSVPVTTDLLTLASSTADLVSGVDVPSGTYTELRFLISGACLAVENDSGESDIYATDGYDATPCGGAATGVLQAPSFSQSGLKVTMDAGALTLAPGEKILLVDFDVSQSFGQAAGQVGKWVMHPVITGGELSAGAADSAAP from the coding sequence ATGCCCCTCCGCCTGCTCTCCTCCACCATTCCGCGCCAGGCCGCGTTCCTTCTGGTCGGTGCCGCCGCCCTGCTCGGCGCGTGCAGCGACGCCGGACCGGCCGGCACGACCGCACTCTCGATCAAGCTCAAGGACGCCCCGGGCGAGGTGCAGCACGCGGTGGTGACGATCGCCGGAATCAACCTGATGGGTGGTAGCGGCAAGGTCGTGCTCACCAGCGTACCGGTGACCACCGATCTCCTGACGCTCGCCAGCAGCACGGCCGACCTGGTCAGCGGAGTCGACGTGCCGTCAGGCACCTACACGGAGCTGCGGTTTCTGATCAGCGGGGCCTGCCTGGCGGTGGAGAATGACAGCGGTGAGAGCGACATCTACGCGACCGACGGCTACGATGCTACACCCTGCGGCGGAGCGGCCACCGGCGTGCTCCAGGCACCGAGCTTCTCGCAGTCCGGCCTCAAGGTCACCATGGACGCGGGCGCGCTGACGCTTGCCCCTGGAGAGAAGATCCTGCTGGTCGACTTCGACGTGAGTCAGAGCTTCGGCCAGGCCGCCGGCCAGGTCGGAAAATGGGTGATGCACCCGGTTATCACCGGCGGCGAGCTGTCCGCCGGAGCCGCCGACAGCGCGGCTCCGTAG